In Bos indicus isolate NIAB-ARS_2022 breed Sahiwal x Tharparkar chromosome 19, NIAB-ARS_B.indTharparkar_mat_pri_1.0, whole genome shotgun sequence, the following proteins share a genomic window:
- the RNF227 gene encoding RING finger protein 227: MQLLVRIPSLPERGELDCNICYRPFNLGDRAPRRLPGTARARCGHTLCTACLRELAARGDGGGAVARAVRLRRLITCPFCRAPTRLPRGGVAEISVDPDLRSRLEAKVRRESDEAGGHANRETDDEEKESEKGAGPRSAGWRALRRLWARLLVPVRGWRRPLPSNVLYCPEVKDLAHMTRYTP; encoded by the exons ATGCAGCTCCTGGTGAGGATACCGTCTCTTCCAGAGCGCGGCGAGCTGGACTGCAACATCTGCTACCGGCCTTTCAACCTCGGGGACCGCGCGCCCCGCCGCCTGCCCGGGACGGCGCGCGCCCGCTGCGGCCACACGCTCTGCACCGCGTGCCTGCGCGAGCTGGCGGCGCGCGGCGACGGTGGCGGGGCGGTGGCGCGCGCGGTGCGCCTGCGCCGCCTCATCACGTGCCCTTTCTGTCGCGCGCCCACCCGGCTCCCGCGCGGCGGAGTCGCGGAGATTTCTGTCGACCCGGACTTACGGTCGCGCTTGGAGGCAAAAGTCAGGCGCGAATCTGATGAGGCGGGTGGCCACGCGAACCGAGAGACCGATGACGAGGAAAAGGAGAGCGAGAAAGGGGCGGGGCCTAGGAGCGCAGGGTGGCGCGCGCTCCGACGGCTCTGGGCCCGGTTGCTGGTGCCCGTGCGCGGGTGGCGGCGCCCGCTGCCTAGCAACG TGCTGTACTGTCCAGAGGTCAAGGACTTGGCCCACATGACCCGCTACACGCCGTGA